Proteins encoded in a region of the Triplophysa rosa linkage group LG6, Trosa_1v2, whole genome shotgun sequence genome:
- the lacc1 gene encoding purine nucleoside phosphorylase LACC1, whose translation MATVTVVDLTHLNCSEYDICLEKRMRKFCANPENGSQDPIFVTVLQDNSTGTDRFPRNSIRETCVGLQNSPQILCKSSLCASLYSLKQAIDKKEIADVKIITSTHGREMFQVYQELIFTLAYTFEYIIVFDNLSCPLGDPTINCTQIAEVKREVNTFLRHLPAVKGDITSIRSPLISDCFAHGFTTRTGGISYINTLSSLNLFCNPWRKDSRAVVSENLRRLGQQAGFQPHQFNLIKCNHANDVWVMGKPAPDSYDGMVTNQAGVVIAAPGADCMPLLFTDPVKKVIGVAHAGWKGTLMGIAMATVNAMVSEFASRPENIVCVIGPSVGPCCFTLEQHSATEFYAIHPDCVRHMESPTPYVDIRLTTRVLLERGGLKPEHIENIQIPNETGSTLCTSCQPELFFSHVRDGVNFGTQIGYVWIKEE comes from the exons ATGGCCACCGTTACAGTTGTGGATCTTACGCATCTAAATTGTTCAGAGTACGATATTTGTTTGGAGAAGCGCATGAGAAAGTTTTGTGCAAATCCTGAGAATGGGTCGCAGGATCCTATCTTCGTTACAGTACTCCAAGATAACTCCACGGGAACGGACAGATTTCCAAGAAACTCTATTCGGGAGACGTGTGTTGGTTTACAGAATTCACCACAGATTCTGTGCAAAAGCTCTCTTTGTGCCTCGCTGTACTCATTGAAACAGGCTATAGACAAAAAGGAAATTGCAGATGTAAAGATCATCACTTCGACCCACGGAAGAGAAATGTTTCAGGTCTACCAGGAGCTCATCTTCACTTTGGCATATACCTTTGAATACATTATCGTATTTGACAATCTGTCCTGTCCACTGGGGGATCCCACGATCAACTGCACACAGATCGCTGAAGTTAAACGTGAGGTTAACACGTTTTTGCGGCACCTTCCAGCGGTCAAAGGAGATATCACAAGTATTAGGTCGCCTTTAATTTCAG ACTGTTTTGCTCATGGCTTCACCACTCGGACCGGAGGTATATCTTACATTAACACTTTGAGCTCACTGAACCTCTTTTGCAATCCTTGGCGCAAAGACTCCAGAGCTGTGGTGTCTGAAAATCTCCGCCGCCTTGGCCAACAGGCTGGATTTCAACCTCATCAGTTTAACCTCATAAAG tGCAATCATGCAAATGATGTGTGGGTGATGGGCAAACCTGCACCCGACAGTTATGATGGAATGGTTACCAACCAAGCAGGCGTTGTCATAGCAGCACCAGGAGCTGACTGCATGCCGCTGCTGTTCACTGACCCTGTAAAAAAGGTCATTGGAGTAGCACATGCAG GCTGGAAAGGAACCCTCATGGGAattgccatggcaacagtgAATGCTATGGTGTCAGAGTTTGCCAGTAGGCCTGAAAACATTGTATGTGTGATTGGGCCTTCTGTGGGACCGTGCTGTTTTACTCTGGAGCAACATTCAGCTACAGAGTTTTATGCCATACATCCAGATTGTGTAAGACACATGGAGTCACCTACACCTTATGTTGATATCAGACTCACAACCAG AGTTCTACTGGAGAGAGGTGGACTTAAGCCAGAACACATTGAGAACATCCAAATCCCAAATGAAACCGGTTCCACACTTTGCACTTCCTGTCAGCCTGAATTATTCTTCTCCCACGTAAGAGATGGAGTCAACTTTGGAACACAAATTGGATATGTGTGGATCAAAGAGGAATAG